TTGCCAGCAAGACCAACGGGACGCAAGAAGAAAAAGAAAGTCCTGGTAGAGCCTGAGGGCATTGCCCATATTAAGGCCAACTTCAACAATACCATCGTCACGCTGACGAACAGGTACGGCAATGTCATTTCGTGGGCCAGCGGCGGTACCAGCGGGTTCAAGGGCTCCCGCAAAAGCACCCCCTTCGCTGCCCAGCAAGCGGCTCTGCAAGCCGCCAAGGAAGCG
This genomic window from Candidatus Neomarinimicrobiota bacterium contains:
- the rpsK gene encoding 30S ribosomal protein S11; this translates as MPARPTGRKKKKKVLVEPEGIAHIKANFNNTIVTLTNRYGNVISWASGGTSGFKGSRKSTPFAAQQAALQAAKEAMDLGLTTVEVRVKGPGGGREAAIRSLQVAGLDISAIKDVTPIPHNGCRPPKRRRV